A window from Luteibacter flocculans encodes these proteins:
- a CDS encoding class I SAM-dependent DNA methyltransferase → MAKTYDQAYFDKWYRSAEHAVRSPAELQRKVAMVLGQAEFYLGRPVRNVLDVGCGEAPWRAVLRRLRPGIDYRGLEASEYAVARYGRSRNIGYARFGQLAELRFDTRFDLIVCTDVLHYLTPAEIRAGLIGIGEMVEGLAFLEVYTREDDPGGDRQGFIGRPARWYREAFASQGLIPVGSQCYASPRLARHVASLERL, encoded by the coding sequence ATGGCCAAGACCTACGACCAGGCGTACTTCGACAAGTGGTACCGCAGTGCCGAGCACGCGGTGCGCTCCCCGGCAGAACTCCAACGCAAGGTGGCGATGGTACTTGGACAGGCCGAGTTCTATCTTGGTCGCCCTGTGCGTAACGTGCTCGACGTCGGCTGCGGCGAAGCACCCTGGCGCGCCGTGCTGCGGCGCCTGCGCCCCGGCATCGACTACCGCGGCCTGGAGGCCAGCGAATACGCGGTGGCCCGCTATGGGCGTTCGCGGAATATCGGTTACGCGCGCTTTGGGCAACTGGCGGAACTGCGTTTCGATACGCGGTTCGACCTGATCGTCTGCACCGACGTGCTGCATTACCTCACGCCAGCGGAGATCCGCGCCGGCCTCATCGGCATCGGCGAGATGGTGGAAGGCCTCGCGTTCCTTGAGGTCTATACACGCGAGGACGATCCGGGTGGCGACCGCCAGGGCTTCATCGGCCGGCCGGCACGCTGGTACCGCGAGGCGTTTGCCAGCCAGGGCCTGATCCCGGTGGGTTCGCAGTGCTATGCAAGCCCGCGGCTGGCCCGCCACGTGGCGTCGCTGGAACGACTCTGA
- a CDS encoding glycoside hydrolase family 15 protein, translating to MPQRENPVPGRTIGEHGVIGNLDTVALIASDGTLDFMCWPHLDSPTAFAALLDPDTGGSFSITPALDDARRMQLYVPETNILVTRWMSEQGSVELTDFMPHPEAKVRVPRCVVRRVRVPRGRVRIEACCRPRLDYAAGAPQANEYGDTVVFVDGASALRLGASVPLTTGGGEARATFELDARQEAWFVLCDEECDPLDAAECKAALDATADAWRHWTRQSNYRGRWREYVERSALVLKLLTSHRHGSIAAAATFGLPEATGAERNWDYRATWIRDASFTVYAFMRLGYIDEAEHFRRWIEERMVNLDDDATLKVMYALDGRDARDEDTLDHLAGYAGSQPVRIGNAARSQTQLDIYGELLDSIYLSNKYGTAISHAGWEHVKRLVEHVRAHWRDPDEGIWEIRDAPRHFLHSRLMCWVALDRAVRLASKRSLPAPLVEWAHERDLIADDIWTHYRHPEHGYFVQSRGGRDLDAALLMMPLVRFVSATDPVWLATLDAIGEQLADDGLVFRYRNADGLEGGEGAFTTCTFWYVECLARAGRLHEAREMMARGVHYANHLGLFSEELSLRAEPLGNFPQALTHLAFVSAAYYLDRQLSDPDGQVWQP from the coding sequence GTGCCACAGCGAGAGAACCCGGTGCCGGGGCGGACTATCGGCGAGCACGGCGTCATCGGCAATCTCGACACGGTGGCGTTGATCGCCAGCGACGGCACCCTCGATTTCATGTGCTGGCCGCACCTGGACAGCCCCACCGCGTTCGCGGCGCTGCTCGATCCCGACACGGGCGGGTCGTTTTCCATCACGCCTGCGCTCGATGACGCGCGACGCATGCAGTTGTACGTGCCAGAGACGAACATCCTCGTCACTCGCTGGATGAGCGAGCAGGGCAGCGTGGAGTTGACGGACTTCATGCCGCATCCGGAGGCGAAGGTGCGTGTGCCCCGCTGCGTGGTGCGGCGCGTCCGCGTGCCGCGCGGCCGAGTGCGCATCGAGGCATGCTGCCGCCCGCGCCTCGACTACGCTGCCGGTGCGCCCCAGGCGAACGAATACGGCGACACGGTGGTGTTCGTAGACGGTGCGAGCGCGCTGCGCCTGGGGGCGTCGGTGCCGCTGACGACGGGCGGCGGCGAGGCGCGAGCGACCTTCGAGCTGGACGCGCGCCAGGAAGCCTGGTTCGTACTCTGCGACGAGGAGTGCGATCCGCTGGACGCCGCGGAGTGCAAAGCGGCGCTGGACGCGACCGCGGACGCCTGGCGCCATTGGACCCGACAGTCCAACTACCGTGGTCGCTGGCGCGAATACGTCGAGCGGTCCGCGCTGGTGCTTAAGCTTCTTACCTCGCATCGGCACGGCTCGATCGCGGCGGCCGCGACCTTCGGACTGCCGGAAGCCACCGGCGCCGAGCGCAACTGGGATTATCGGGCGACCTGGATTCGTGATGCCTCGTTCACCGTCTACGCCTTCATGCGCCTCGGCTACATCGACGAGGCGGAGCACTTTCGGCGCTGGATCGAAGAGCGGATGGTGAATCTGGATGACGACGCCACCTTGAAAGTGATGTACGCGCTCGATGGGCGGGACGCTCGTGACGAGGACACGCTCGATCATCTGGCCGGCTATGCCGGATCGCAGCCGGTTCGCATCGGCAACGCCGCGCGCTCGCAAACCCAGTTGGACATCTACGGCGAACTGTTGGACAGCATCTACCTGTCCAACAAGTACGGCACGGCGATCAGTCATGCGGGCTGGGAGCACGTGAAGCGACTGGTGGAACATGTGCGCGCACATTGGCGCGATCCGGACGAAGGCATCTGGGAAATTCGCGATGCGCCGCGGCATTTTCTCCATTCGCGTCTGATGTGCTGGGTGGCGCTGGACCGCGCCGTGCGTCTGGCGAGCAAGCGCTCGCTACCCGCGCCGCTGGTGGAGTGGGCGCACGAGCGCGACCTCATCGCCGACGACATCTGGACGCATTATCGCCATCCGGAACATGGCTACTTCGTGCAGTCGCGCGGCGGTCGGGATCTCGACGCCGCGTTGCTCATGATGCCTCTGGTCCGTTTCGTCTCAGCCACCGATCCAGTCTGGCTGGCGACGCTGGATGCGATCGGCGAACAGCTCGCCGACGACGGCCTGGTGTTCCGCTATCGCAATGCGGACGGACTGGAAGGCGGCGAGGGCGCGTTCACCACATGCACGTTCTGGTATGTGGAGTGTCTCGCACGCGCCGGCCGCCTGCACGAAGCGCGCGAGATGATGGCGCGCGGCGTGCATTACGCGAATCATCTCGGGCTGTTTTCCGAAGAACTGAGCCTGCGCGCGGAGCCGCTGGGAAACTTCCCGCAGGCGCTGACGCATCTGGCGTTCGTCAGCGCCGCGTATTACCTCGACCGGCAGCTTTCCGATCCGGACGGGCAGGTGTGGCAGCCCTAG